A region from the Bacteroidales bacterium genome encodes:
- the ppk2 gene encoding polyphosphate kinase 2: protein MSENTKKKKLNKNFYHEELSRLQVELTKLERWIQDKNQKAVVIFEGRDAAGKGGTIKRITESMNPRVCRVVALSKPTEKEVSQWYFQRYIPHLPSAGEIVLFDRSWYNRAGVERVMGFCSDEEYWEFLRSCPNLERMLIRSGIILIKYWFSVSETEQERRFQSRLKDPTKRWKLSKIDISSRDKWEEYSKAKDEMLAYTDTKISPWYVVEADDKRRARLNCVSHLLGKIPYTDLPVPELKLEPRKSIKAYVRPPKSEQTNIPEKY from the coding sequence ATGTCGGAAAACACTAAAAAGAAAAAATTAAACAAAAATTTCTACCATGAAGAACTTTCAAGATTACAGGTAGAATTAACAAAATTAGAACGTTGGATACAGGATAAGAACCAAAAGGCAGTTGTTATTTTTGAAGGCCGAGATGCTGCCGGAAAAGGCGGAACTATAAAACGTATTACTGAAAGTATGAATCCGAGAGTTTGCAGGGTAGTTGCTTTAAGTAAACCAACCGAAAAAGAAGTATCTCAATGGTATTTCCAGCGTTATATACCTCATTTACCTTCAGCGGGAGAAATAGTTTTGTTTGACAGAAGTTGGTATAATCGTGCCGGAGTAGAGCGTGTTATGGGATTTTGCTCGGATGAGGAATACTGGGAATTTCTGCGATCATGCCCGAATTTGGAGCGAATGTTGATTCGTTCCGGAATAATTCTTATAAAATACTGGTTTTCAGTAAGTGAAACTGAGCAAGAAAGAAGATTTCAATCTCGTTTGAAAGACCCTACAAAGCGTTGGAAGCTCAGCAAAATTGATATAAGTTCGCGTGACAAGTGGGAAGAATATTCAAAAGCAAAAGATGAAATGTTAGCATATACCGACACAAAAATTTCGCCTTGGTATGTTGTTGAAGCTGATGATAAGAGACGTGCTCGTTTGAATTGTGTCAGTCATTTGTTAGGCAAAATACCATATACAGACTTGCCCGTTCCGGAGCTGAAATTAGAACCCAGAAAAAGTATAAAAGCTTATGTTCGACCTCCAAAAAGTGAGCAAACAAATATTCCTGAAAAATATTAG